A stretch of DNA from Megalops cyprinoides isolate fMegCyp1 chromosome 17, fMegCyp1.pri, whole genome shotgun sequence:
ACTAAGCTCCAGTTAGATATATTCTGTATTCATACTGATCGTAATCTAAGATGAATATTTTCATGATAGCTGCCCAAGATGCTcttcaaatatgttttaatcAAGCAAGGACAACATTAAAGCTTGAGAAATTATTATGCCTTATTATGGCTTATTAGATACCGTTTGTACATTTTGATGTTTACTCACTATTCTATTCTGCTTTGTGTTGAAACAATGAACTGTACAGcagtaaataaatgtttctCAACAGAGGAAAATTAAGTGTAATGGGGTAAGACTGTACATCACAGTGTAGAATAGCATGTTGCAAGTGAGGAGACTTTTACTCATGATAGCACTGACCCATGTCCCCAGCTCTTTTCTGCTCTGCAAAAACATGCACGCTTTTGAAGAACATCTGTAACTGCTAGAAAAGTCAATTCTGTAGCATAGCAATTCATGCAGAACTTCCATTACAGGGACAATCGCAACATCACTACCAGAAGGTGGTGATTTAGCAGGAACAGCACTGACACTATACTTCTGGGAATTGTGGTGCTGAAAATGCTCAAGGGCTCATAAATGAAGGTGATGAATGCACAATGTCACAACTTCCTTTACTCATACAAAAGAACCCCAGAACATCAAACCGAACTTCTTTACAAGATTTGTGGTCCAAAAGAGACAATATTGTATGGTGCCTTTTCTTCATAACATGGttaaagcagaacaaaaaacatgacatagTAGAAAAATTGTACATGTTGGAtcataatttctttaaaaaaataataaaaagtaaaaatcaatTACTATTAATACCATGCTCTCACATATTCAAGGCAGCATCTGGTTTATGGAATGATTGAAAAGTTAAAATCGTTTTACATTATCAAACAAAATGATGGGATGGCATAATAAAGACAACAGAAGGTttcagatgatgtcactgtcaaaaaaaaacaaaaaaacactgaaaataaacagaaaactcAGGTCCTGACTCTCTGTGGCCCTTATCCCGTGACACTTATTGCAAGGAGTAGGGGGTTTCGTGCTGTCCTGGCCAAATCCCCAATGAGGCCTTTTTAATGGCACACATGGCCCAAAAATCCCCCAATTTGGCTAAATCATGCCCTCACACTCCAGTTCAGATGATGTGTGAAGAgtgttctggcacaaaatggctgccacgcATCACACATGTGGGTGGTATACATGGTGGTAGTTGAGGTGAGTCACTGTAAAGGGCGTTGGGAACATGGAGAGGCTGAAAGCTGGTTTACAAATGCATTCCGTTATGATCCATTACTCTTGATCTTCATCTGTCAAACAGGAGAGGATTCAcccaagaaaatgaaatgatgctgCTCACCCTAGCAGCCATTTCCAAAGGGTCACTGATGCTTGGCTCTTTTTTTGTGGGTGGCGTCTGGAACCTCTGACGCCTGTTGCCCAAGAGAAAGGAAGTCAGCTTCACGCAGATGCTAATACTCTGGTCCCCTGATGACCTACACTTCTGTCTGGCATTGAAACTACATTTCGATGAACAACTCTAAAGTTACTGAAACAACTGATCTAGCAGTGAATATCTGAAATAAGAAGCAGGGCAGGATCCTTGACGGAGTGAAactataattaattataaactGGGGGTGTTTAAGAGCCTTATTCCTTTGAGGAGCCTCTCACCTGCCTCTTACGAGTCACACGGAAGAAGTCCTCCATCCGCGTCTGCTGGCTCTTCCCAGCCTTTTTGtcctcctctcgctctctcctcctctccttcagaTTTTGACGGAACTTCTCCATCCTGCCTCGTACCCGGTCCACTCTGAAACAACAAACGAATGGCCGTTTACCATCATTTCCTCAGTTTGGTATCCGATTCTGTCCAGCGACAGGTCACCAAGGGTCAACCTGCATGTTTCAATCTGAATCTTTACACCAAGAAAAGGGGTTTTTACCATTACACAAACAATTGGGTATAGCTACATACATTCCAAGCTTCCTACAACTGACAACACAACAGGGCAGGAAATGACTTACTTCACATGCTTCTCGTGGCACAGGAAGTTGACCAGCCCGTCCTCATTGGGCTCTGCCCAGGCCAGGTCTGGCTCGTTCCCCACGGGAGTCTCCATGAAGAGCCTGCGAGCATCCCTGTACCTCCAGCACTGCGGGACGGGGtgtgtctgacagagacagagagggatggaaCAAAGACGCTCAGGCAAAGCTTCAATCTATTCAGTTATATCTGCTAAGTTAAACTGCTACAGACTGGTGAGCGGTGGTGAGTGGTGAACTTTATTTCCCATACTTATGCAACATCATAAACATAACAGTTTCTGTAATTAcaggaaaatgcttttttttaaacaaacaaacaaaagctgtGATTTGTGATTCACAACTGAGGACAAAGTACATCTTGCTTCAACACTGCAATGGTATAGAGTCACAGCAATGAGTCTAATGTACAGTTAGAGTTGGCAGTTCCAAACCGGACTgctcaaaggggaaaaaacagagcatgaataaataaataaaaatacaaaacacataccTTTCCTACAGTTCACTCAGCCAGTGCAGAATGGCTCACccgcacatacagtatgtgagcCTGGAGGAAATGCTACTCACCCTTCTGTTGATGTTCAATACCACGTTCTCTATGGTCTTATGCTGCTGGATCAGCGCCAGCGCTTTCTTGGGTCCCAGGCCCTGTATCTTCTCACAGTAGTCACAGCCCAGCAGGATGCACAGATCTATGAACTGCAAAGAGAGCCGGCCGCGGCGCGGCGCAGACGTAAGAGGCGAGGCGAAACAGCAGGCGGCAGGAGCCCGCATTAAAGATTCACGACTTCAGCAAGAAGATAATGCAGTCCCAGAGCAGTGAAATGTTCACATTACctcacacagaatacacacaagcacagtgaTGAATTTCCCGGGcagacacaggggagagagaagatgTGGCACAACTGACCTCTTCGTATTTCAGCTTCAGAGCAGCCAACAACTTGGGCAGAGAGTACTCTGTGACCTCActaagagaaagagagag
This window harbors:
- the zgc:110269 gene encoding probable flap endonuclease 1 homolog encodes the protein MGITKLCDLIRREAPNSVSYKEISDYTGKVIAVDTSIVLNQFRTAVPGIHNRNGVNLSPFTGLFYRTLHFLEHDIKPVFVFDGCPPAQKKTVLEKRAKAAGMTGSYRYNPVSTKIQDCQRLLKLLGVPYIQAPGDGEALCAQLVKEGKVDAVASEDMDTMAFGSNLLIRQLNAKKSSEVTEYSLPKLLAALKLKYEEFIDLCILLGCDYCEKIQGLGPKKALALIQQHKTIENVVLNINRRTHPVPQCWRYRDARRLFMETPVGNEPDLAWAEPNEDGLVNFLCHEKHVKVDRVRGRMEKFRQNLKERRREREEDKKAGKSQQTRMEDFFRVTRKRQASEVPDATHKKRAKHQ